GCCACGGTGAGAGCCTTTGGAACCTGGAAAACAGGTTTACCGGCTGGACCGATGTTGACCTATCCCAAAATGGCATTGAGCAAGCCAAACATGCAGGAAAATTATTAGCTGACAATGGGTTTCATTTTGACCTCGCGTTTACTTCGGTGCTCAAAAGAGCTATAAAGACATTGCATCTTGCTTTAGAAGCCATGGATCAATTGTATATTCCGGAAGAGAAATCATGGCGCCTGAATGAGCGGTTCTATGGAGCTTTGCAGGGCTTGAATAAAGCGGAGACAGTGCAGCAATATGGAGAGGAACAAGTGCATAAATGGAGAAGAGATCCACATGAACATCCGCCTGTATTGGAGAAAACGGATACCCGTTTCCCTGGCAATGATCCCAGGTAT
This window of the Chitinophaga sancti genome carries:
- the gpmA gene encoding 2,3-diphosphoglycerate-dependent phosphoglycerate mutase, whose translation is MQKLVLLRHGESLWNLENRFTGWTDVDLSQNGIEQAKHAGKLLADNGFHFDLAFTSVLKRAIKTLHLALEAMDQLYIPEEKSWRLNERFYGALQGLNKAETVQQYGEEQVHKWRRDPHEHPPVLEKTDTRFPGNDPRYKDLLPAELPLTENLSETMDRVLPYWTNTIIPALKQKKQVIIVAHGNSLRALIQYIDHLSDEEVTKLDIPTGTPWVYELNDDLSRIRHYYL